One Gemella haemolysans ATCC 10379 DNA segment encodes these proteins:
- the ligA gene encoding NAD-dependent DNA ligase LigA, with translation MKQIQEEILKLVSLLNKYSYEYYVEDNPQITDTEYDTLYKQLEKLEEKYPELILENSPTQRVGDRVLDEFEKITHKIPMLSLSNTFSTEDLIDFDARVSKLVPSENVEYICELKIDGLAISINYDNGKLVSAATRGDGTVGEDVTENIKTIFSIPKVLKDKRSFEVRGEVYLPKKSFNILNKEREENNEVLFANPRNAAAGSLRQLDSKITAKRRLSAFIYSIVGDDSIVSQENALNTAKEYELPVNPNFKLCKSIDEVIDYINYWTEHKQDLPYDIDGIVIKVNSYKVQEQIGFTQKSPRWATAYKFPEEELATKLLDVELSVGRTGIITPVAILDPIVISGSTVSKASLHNKDIIDDLDIHIGDMVVVKKAGEIIPKVVRVVKELRTEGSTKYQMPSNCPSCHQETYVKDNDPFTRCKNPDCPDQNIRKIIHFASRDALNIEGLGDKVVATLYDKGIICHTIDLYSLDRDKLIALERMGEKSVDNLLNAIEKSKESSLDKVIYALGILNVGKKAGKILAEKYVNLSNFMNATLEELINLDDVGQITAESILDYLSDDNNIKFINDLINIGMNPQYEINEIKSNNIFSGKTVVLTGKLVELTRNEAKEFLEKNGAKVTGSVTSKTDLVIAGEKAGSKLTKAEQLGIEVINEEQFANMVREVE, from the coding sequence ATGAAACAAATTCAAGAAGAAATTTTAAAACTAGTTTCACTATTAAACAAATATTCATATGAGTATTACGTTGAAGATAATCCACAAATAACTGATACTGAGTATGATACTTTATATAAACAATTAGAGAAATTAGAAGAAAAATATCCTGAATTAATACTAGAAAATTCTCCTACACAAAGAGTAGGGGATAGAGTACTCGATGAATTCGAGAAAATTACTCATAAAATTCCGATGTTAAGTTTATCAAATACATTTTCTACTGAAGATTTAATAGATTTTGATGCCAGAGTATCAAAATTAGTTCCAAGTGAAAATGTTGAGTATATATGTGAACTAAAAATAGATGGTCTAGCCATTTCTATTAATTATGATAATGGTAAATTAGTAAGTGCTGCTACTCGTGGAGATGGAACTGTCGGAGAAGATGTTACTGAGAACATAAAAACAATATTTTCGATTCCAAAAGTGTTAAAAGATAAAAGATCATTTGAGGTTAGGGGAGAGGTTTATCTTCCAAAGAAATCTTTTAATATACTTAACAAAGAGCGAGAAGAAAATAATGAGGTATTATTTGCGAATCCTCGTAATGCAGCAGCAGGATCTTTAAGACAACTTGACTCTAAAATAACAGCGAAAAGAAGGTTATCGGCTTTTATTTATTCAATAGTTGGTGATGATAGCATTGTTTCACAAGAGAATGCTTTAAATACAGCGAAAGAATATGAACTTCCTGTAAATCCAAATTTTAAACTTTGTAAAAGTATTGATGAAGTAATTGACTATATTAACTACTGGACTGAACACAAACAAGATTTACCATATGATATTGATGGTATAGTAATTAAAGTTAATTCATATAAAGTTCAAGAGCAAATAGGCTTTACACAAAAAAGTCCACGATGGGCTACAGCATACAAGTTTCCTGAAGAAGAGCTTGCTACTAAATTATTAGATGTAGAACTTAGTGTAGGTAGAACAGGGATAATTACACCTGTTGCTATACTTGATCCAATTGTAATCTCTGGTTCTACGGTATCTAAAGCATCTTTACATAATAAGGATATAATAGATGATCTTGATATTCATATTGGAGATATGGTAGTAGTTAAAAAAGCAGGTGAGATTATTCCTAAGGTAGTTCGTGTTGTTAAAGAGTTAAGAACCGAGGGAAGTACAAAATATCAAATGCCATCTAATTGTCCATCGTGTCATCAGGAAACTTACGTGAAAGATAATGATCCTTTTACTAGATGTAAAAATCCTGATTGTCCTGATCAAAATATTAGAAAAATAATCCATTTTGCTTCAAGGGATGCTTTAAATATTGAAGGATTGGGTGATAAAGTAGTAGCAACTTTATATGATAAAGGTATTATTTGCCATACAATAGATTTATATTCATTGGATAGAGATAAACTGATTGCTTTAGAAAGAATGGGTGAAAAATCAGTTGATAATCTATTAAACGCAATAGAAAAATCAAAAGAAAGTTCATTAGATAAAGTTATCTATGCTCTAGGAATATTAAATGTAGGGAAAAAAGCAGGGAAAATTCTTGCAGAAAAATATGTGAATCTTTCTAATTTCATGAATGCGACATTAGAAGAACTTATTAATCTTGACGATGTTGGTCAAATTACCGCAGAATCAATTTTAGATTATTTATCAGATGATAATAATATTAAATTTATTAATGATTTAATTAATATTGGAATGAATCCTCAATATGAGATTAATGAAATTAAATCTAACAATATTTTCTCAGGAAAAACAGTTGTTTTAACTGGTAAGCTTGTTGAATTGACAAGAAATGAAGCAAAAGAATTTTTAGAAAAAAATGGAGCAAAAGTTACTGGAAGTGTTACTTCAAAAACTGATCTTGTAATTGCTGGTGAGAAAGCAGGCTCTAAACTTACTAAAGCCGAGCAATTAGGTATTGAAGTAATTAATGAAGAACAATTTGCTAATATGGTAAGAGAGGTAGAATAA
- a CDS encoding LapA family protein yields the protein MDNKLPYKVFGIVIVFVSIITFFIMNYNSVPVSLIFFTVKLPLTILFFVCFFMGILAASLYWYQKYKSLVKKYERTEKLLFTKEKIEDKKE from the coding sequence ATGGATAATAAATTACCTTATAAAGTTTTTGGTATTGTTATTGTATTCGTATCAATAATTACATTTTTCATTATGAACTACAATTCAGTACCAGTATCATTAATATTTTTTACAGTTAAATTACCTTTAACAATTTTATTCTTCGTATGTTTCTTTATGGGAATATTAGCTGCCAGCTTGTATTGGTATCAAAAGTATAAAAGTTTAGTAAAAAAATACGAAAGAACAGAAAAATTATTATTTACAAAAGAAAAAATAGAAGATAAAAAAGAATAA
- the recJ gene encoding single-stranded-DNA-specific exonuclease RecJ produces the protein MGIKYNWIYPNYDENFIKELESYSISKNIAKILNARNITDMTSVKKYFSDEYEEGYDPFLMHDMQKAVDRINEAIENEEKILVYGDYDADGITSTVLLVETLISMGANVSSYIPNRFEEGYGPNKEAFTKIIDSGITLIITVDNGIAGVEEVDLANELGCDVIVTDHHKIQDTIPNAYAIIHPEHPEGNYPFKKLAGVGVAFKLAHALLEIFPDFLLDLVAIGTIADMVSITDENRIFVKQGLELINEDPRIGLKMLLELSGIDTKIDEQTVGFYIAPKLNSIGRMDSAKLGLTFLMAEEPVTARALAEQIEQYNIQRKQVTEDIVKDVISKIENSEKKQKNVIMVSGEYHEGVLGIVASNIVEKYQKPVFIMNEKEGVLKGSARSIFDFNIYVAMNKISDLFLAFGGHTLAAGFSFEKSNFEKIEEFLDNEFEEFKQNNNLKANKNIDIVTSLEDISYQFLNSLDALKPYGMDFEKPTVLIENAMVLNKAYFGSEKQYLRLTIADEVGNLDCITFKDSVTFDKVEKNDIIDLVCNIDKNNFNGRTKLQAHIIDIHIKEFLFEDLRFINYDIANIDINCLKLSKYKDDKDNNFYQYKDLDSLIDEEFEYIYLLDIPTSKEYLYKIINLKPKKVFLICEEKQVLSDVYLIDKNRLIKLFNLILSTNNKQINVAQQLDKLLAVLKTNVDSLKIMIQIFKELELINFVNNTIILNPDYKTVDLKKSSSFISMENIFEVENLLLKESITNINKILEV, from the coding sequence ATGGGCATAAAATATAACTGGATATATCCAAATTATGATGAAAATTTTATTAAAGAATTAGAATCATATAGTATTTCAAAAAATATCGCTAAAATATTAAATGCAAGAAATATTACAGATATGACTTCTGTTAAAAAGTATTTTTCTGATGAATATGAAGAAGGTTATGATCCATTTTTAATGCATGATATGCAAAAAGCTGTAGATAGGATAAATGAAGCTATAGAAAATGAAGAAAAAATTCTTGTCTACGGAGATTATGATGCGGATGGAATTACATCAACAGTATTATTAGTAGAGACATTAATATCTATGGGGGCAAATGTATCATCCTATATTCCAAATCGATTTGAAGAAGGATATGGACCAAACAAAGAAGCTTTTACAAAGATTATTGATTCAGGAATAACTCTAATTATTACTGTCGACAATGGAATTGCAGGTGTAGAAGAAGTTGATTTAGCTAATGAATTAGGTTGTGATGTTATTGTGACAGACCACCATAAAATTCAAGATACTATACCTAATGCATATGCAATAATTCATCCTGAACATCCAGAAGGTAACTATCCATTCAAGAAATTAGCTGGAGTAGGTGTTGCTTTTAAACTAGCCCACGCATTATTGGAAATCTTTCCTGATTTCTTATTGGATTTAGTTGCAATTGGTACAATAGCTGATATGGTCTCAATTACAGATGAAAATAGAATATTTGTAAAACAGGGACTAGAATTAATAAATGAAGATCCTCGAATAGGTCTTAAGATGTTACTTGAACTATCAGGTATAGATACAAAAATCGATGAGCAAACTGTAGGTTTTTATATAGCACCTAAATTAAATTCTATTGGTAGAATGGATAGCGCTAAATTAGGTTTAACTTTTCTTATGGCAGAAGAGCCTGTAACAGCGAGAGCTTTAGCTGAACAGATTGAACAATATAATATTCAACGAAAACAGGTTACAGAAGACATAGTAAAAGATGTAATAAGTAAAATTGAAAATTCAGAAAAAAAACAAAAGAATGTTATTATGGTTTCTGGTGAATACCACGAAGGTGTACTAGGCATCGTAGCATCGAATATTGTTGAAAAGTACCAAAAACCAGTTTTTATTATGAACGAAAAAGAAGGGGTTCTTAAGGGTTCTGCGAGAAGTATTTTTGATTTTAATATCTACGTAGCAATGAACAAAATATCAGATTTATTCTTAGCATTCGGTGGTCATACATTGGCTGCTGGTTTCTCTTTTGAAAAATCTAATTTTGAAAAGATTGAAGAATTTTTAGATAATGAATTTGAAGAATTTAAACAAAATAATAATTTGAAAGCTAATAAGAATATCGATATTGTTACTTCACTAGAGGATATTAGTTATCAATTTCTAAATTCATTAGATGCTCTAAAACCATATGGTATGGATTTTGAAAAACCTACTGTATTAATAGAAAATGCAATGGTTCTGAATAAAGCATACTTTGGTTCTGAAAAACAATATTTAAGATTAACAATAGCAGATGAGGTTGGAAATTTAGATTGTATTACTTTCAAAGACAGTGTAACTTTTGATAAAGTTGAGAAAAACGATATTATTGACTTAGTGTGTAACATAGATAAAAATAACTTTAATGGTCGTACAAAATTACAGGCTCATATTATAGATATACATATTAAAGAGTTTTTATTCGAAGATTTGAGATTCATAAACTATGATATTGCAAATATTGATATCAATTGTTTAAAACTCTCTAAATACAAAGATGATAAAGATAATAATTTCTATCAATATAAGGATTTAGATAGCTTAATAGACGAGGAATTTGAATATATTTATTTACTAGATATACCAACTTCTAAGGAATATCTATACAAAATAATAAATCTAAAACCTAAAAAAGTGTTTTTAATATGTGAAGAGAAGCAAGTTTTATCTGACGTATATCTTATTGATAAAAATAGATTAATTAAATTATTTAATCTAATACTTTCAACAAATAACAAACAAATAAATGTAGCTCAACAATTAGATAAATTACTAGCGGTATTAAAAACAAATGTTGATAGTTTAAAAATTATGATTCAAATTTTTAAAGAACTAGAGTTAATTAATTTTGTAAATAACACTATAATACTTAATCCAGATTATAAAACTGTTGATTTGAAAAAATCATCAAGTTTTATAAGTATGGAAAATATATTTGAAGTTGAAAACTTACTTTTAAAAGAGAGTATTACTAATATTAATAAAATACTTGAAGTTTAA
- a CDS encoding DsbA family protein, which translates to MKILYFWDAYCGWCYGFDKIFTKFYENHSNVEIEIISGGLFFGDNSKKIKEYGYFQEGNKKISEMYNVEFGEKYNKVLEEGEMVLNSVHPAIAMDIVKELIPNSQTLHFAYDIQCKFFIEGKSLSDVQTYVELCEKYGLDSYDLALKLTIAFKNSNLIHPDFIKTLNYGIESYPTAVVEKDGEYYDLRGYATEPEDIETHYDLITKRF; encoded by the coding sequence ATGAAAATTTTATACTTTTGGGATGCGTACTGTGGTTGGTGTTATGGATTCGATAAAATATTCACTAAATTTTATGAAAATCATTCAAATGTAGAAATTGAAATAATTTCTGGTGGATTATTCTTTGGTGATAATAGTAAAAAAATCAAAGAATATGGATATTTCCAGGAAGGAAATAAAAAGATATCTGAAATGTATAATGTAGAATTTGGAGAAAAATATAACAAAGTACTTGAAGAAGGTGAAATGGTATTAAACTCTGTTCATCCTGCAATTGCTATGGATATTGTAAAAGAGCTAATTCCTAATTCACAAACATTACACTTTGCTTATGACATTCAATGTAAATTCTTTATTGAAGGAAAAAGTCTTAGTGATGTTCAAACATATGTTGAATTGTGTGAAAAATATGGACTAGATAGCTATGATCTTGCTCTAAAATTAACAATTGCGTTTAAAAATTCTAATCTTATTCACCCTGATTTTATAAAAACACTTAACTATGGGATTGAATCTTATCCAACAGCTGTTGTGGAAAAAGATGGAGAATACTATGATTTAAGAGGATATGCAACAGAGCCTGAAGACATTGAAACTCACTATGATTTAATCACTAAAAGATTTTAA
- a CDS encoding leucine-rich repeat protein, translating to MNKKYNNKLIIGLAVPICLSIGSVDFNNSKFSLNSNVVYAQDQQSTGLKIYEPEIGASGSLEFTIEAQDTSDTIFNKYWKKIDKVLIDGKDFGFNSESSTSKNYTLYDSTVYINNKDIEAYYNKQNKHKIEFIFKDGSKAVYEDKGYVDPTAKPKLISDGLKILEPQIDNDSLIFFLEGSDLYKNYWSKVTKLTVDGKDFGFDKQNTNSKYYKLYDGQVTAADKAITEHYKKQDKHKIEFTFEDGSKTTYEDTGYVEPSNDTPTPSKETDTNKPASNAKYTISKLDQGKNWKDEKHLTLELSDTSVYDNFVEEIASVTLNGTTVTKDVFKDKVETSKYLGIRIFNEDLVKALKDSDNKLEVKLVDGTIISYPTATDKKEETKPTEPKQETPTTSVSYAQKDLVSKVEKNSYADELNITLVNGFKPEDVLKNTKEVIINGKSFDKSLFSKNWKDQIVTFDDGGESLKAFKAWNFDGDNTIVFKANDGSESKTYTTGNKVVEEKPTPEKTPEKQEEKTYSLTDKLEDGEYTLGFNALYADGRQGTSMLEGFFDKNVKLVVKDGKMSITMLNTLFAHGLYDFAIQNKGKWESGVKENFGEKNSAGQYDRALFTLPVEDLDQVHLGGVIVSYMGSLESDKGNFDKYTTVKLKFKPEIKKGWNGFELVEKNNEERKKSDDLLQKKLIANGVDANNDGKVTEDELKNFTGDINIGSLEIDGKVDKGAIYNLDLLKHMGPGVKSFSSDSNNFGELPEDLFKNAVNIERINLGGNGVTKLPENLFANNKKLKTVNLSSNNLGNIPEGLFANNSELESVEFSQSWLSTLPANVFANNKKLKTVSLSNNKIVSLPNDLFKNNTGLTFLSVTDNELTKLPDSVANLTSLTQLYAANNKLTSLPENGVNFTKLNTLALNNNHISSLSDDLWKTLAKNKATVRLVNNQISNIPLELIKANGSLHILDIANNNLPATLPYNDSDTKLLGISPEVTQGYYPQKQATELNVVAKDNKVTIQPKDEKLTILNLLHWYRGRSEFYGGEGILQGLDKYKEFLSKQTKPMAELLKSDDYGRNWYIVTKVERIRGNEVKELSSTSVSNEDDRKLEITDNDMKAGDKYRVTKILFEKNATNIDDKLVELVTTVEADVKKEEPKVEEKPQVTPEQPKPEEKPQTTPSEQPKPEEKPQTTPSEQPKPEEKPRTTPSEQPKPEEKPQITPEQPKAEKPQESPSEQPSTPSVDDKKNSDTSQNPVSQRFNNILPKTGLTENSAGAALLGLLGVVLAAIGFRRKR from the coding sequence ATGAATAAAAAATATAATAATAAACTAATAATTGGATTAGCAGTACCTATCTGTTTAAGTATAGGTTCTGTAGATTTCAATAATTCTAAATTTAGTCTTAATTCTAATGTAGTTTATGCACAAGATCAACAGAGTACAGGATTAAAGATTTATGAACCAGAAATTGGTGCTAGCGGATCTTTAGAATTCACTATCGAAGCTCAAGATACATCAGATACAATATTTAATAAGTATTGGAAAAAAATTGATAAAGTATTAATTGATGGAAAAGATTTTGGGTTTAATAGTGAATCTTCTACTTCTAAAAATTATACATTATATGATTCTACCGTATATATTAATAATAAAGACATAGAGGCGTATTATAATAAACAAAATAAACACAAAATTGAATTTATTTTTAAAGATGGTTCAAAAGCTGTATATGAAGATAAAGGATATGTAGATCCAACCGCTAAACCAAAATTAATTAGTGATGGTCTAAAAATTTTAGAACCACAAATAGATAACGATTCTCTAATCTTCTTCTTGGAAGGTTCTGATCTTTATAAAAACTACTGGTCAAAAGTAACTAAACTTACAGTAGATGGAAAAGATTTCGGATTCGATAAACAAAATACAAATAGTAAATATTATAAACTTTACGATGGTCAAGTTACTGCTGCAGATAAAGCTATTACTGAACATTACAAAAAACAAGATAAGCACAAAATTGAGTTTACATTTGAAGATGGTTCTAAAACAACATATGAGGATACTGGTTATGTAGAGCCAAGTAATGATACACCTACACCATCAAAAGAAACTGATACTAACAAACCAGCTTCAAATGCTAAATATACTATTTCTAAATTAGATCAAGGTAAAAACTGGAAAGATGAAAAACACTTAACTTTAGAGTTATCTGATACATCTGTTTATGATAATTTTGTTGAAGAAATAGCAAGTGTAACTTTAAATGGAACTACTGTGACTAAAGATGTATTCAAAGATAAAGTAGAAACATCAAAATATCTTGGAATTAGAATTTTTAACGAAGATTTAGTAAAAGCGCTAAAAGATTCAGATAATAAACTAGAAGTTAAACTTGTTGATGGAACTATAATTTCATATCCAACAGCAACTGATAAAAAAGAAGAGACGAAGCCTACAGAACCAAAGCAAGAGACACCTACAACTAGTGTTTCATATGCCCAAAAAGACCTTGTTTCTAAAGTAGAGAAAAATAGTTATGCTGATGAATTAAATATTACACTTGTTAATGGATTTAAACCGGAAGATGTTCTTAAAAATACTAAAGAAGTAATTATTAACGGAAAATCATTTGATAAATCACTATTCAGTAAAAACTGGAAAGATCAAATAGTTACTTTCGATGATGGTGGAGAAAGTCTTAAAGCATTTAAAGCTTGGAACTTTGATGGAGATAATACAATTGTATTTAAAGCAAATGACGGTAGCGAAAGTAAAACATATACTACTGGTAATAAAGTAGTTGAAGAAAAACCAACGCCAGAAAAAACTCCTGAAAAACAAGAAGAAAAAACTTATTCACTTACTGATAAATTAGAAGATGGTGAATATACTTTAGGATTTAACGCTTTATACGCTGATGGAAGACAAGGAACTTCAATGTTAGAAGGATTCTTTGATAAAAATGTAAAATTAGTAGTTAAAGATGGGAAAATGAGTATAACAATGTTAAATACTTTATTTGCTCACGGATTATATGATTTTGCTATTCAAAATAAAGGTAAATGGGAATCAGGTGTGAAAGAGAACTTTGGTGAGAAGAACTCTGCGGGACAATATGACAGAGCATTATTTACACTTCCGGTTGAAGATCTAGACCAAGTACACTTAGGTGGTGTTATAGTTTCTTATATGGGATCTCTAGAAAGTGATAAAGGAAACTTTGATAAATATACTACAGTTAAACTTAAATTTAAACCTGAGATCAAAAAAGGCTGGAATGGATTTGAATTAGTAGAGAAAAATAATGAAGAACGTAAGAAAAGCGACGACTTACTTCAGAAGAAATTAATAGCTAATGGGGTAGATGCTAATAACGATGGTAAAGTAACTGAAGATGAATTAAAAAACTTTACTGGTGATATTAATATTGGATCATTAGAAATTGATGGGAAAGTTGATAAAGGGGCTATTTATAATCTTGATTTACTAAAACACATGGGACCTGGTGTTAAATCATTCTCATCTGATAGTAACAATTTCGGTGAATTGCCTGAAGATTTATTCAAAAATGCAGTTAATATTGAGCGTATTAACTTAGGAGGAAATGGTGTTACTAAACTACCTGAAAACCTATTTGCTAATAACAAAAAATTAAAAACTGTGAACTTATCTTCTAACAACTTAGGTAATATACCAGAAGGTTTATTTGCAAATAACTCTGAATTAGAATCTGTTGAATTCAGTCAATCATGGTTATCAACATTACCAGCGAATGTTTTTGCTAATAATAAAAAGCTGAAAACTGTAAGTTTATCAAATAATAAGATTGTTTCACTTCCAAATGATTTATTTAAAAATAATACAGGTTTAACATTCTTATCTGTAACTGACAATGAACTTACTAAACTTCCTGACAGTGTTGCTAATTTAACTTCTTTAACACAGTTATATGCGGCTAACAACAAATTAACATCACTTCCAGAAAATGGAGTTAATTTCACTAAATTAAATACTCTTGCTTTAAATAACAACCATATTTCTAGTTTATCTGATGATTTATGGAAAACTCTAGCTAAAAATAAAGCAACTGTAAGATTAGTTAACAACCAAATTAGTAATATACCATTAGAATTAATTAAAGCAAATGGTAGTCTACATATCCTTGATATTGCTAATAACAATTTACCAGCAACATTACCGTATAATGATTCTGACACAAAACTATTAGGAATTTCTCCTGAAGTAACACAAGGTTACTACCCACAAAAACAAGCTACTGAATTAAATGTTGTAGCAAAAGATAATAAGGTCACTATTCAACCAAAAGATGAGAAATTAACAATTCTAAATCTTCTACACTGGTATAGAGGACGTTCTGAGTTCTATGGTGGAGAAGGTATCTTACAAGGTTTAGATAAATACAAAGAATTCCTAAGTAAACAAACAAAACCTATGGCCGAACTACTTAAGAGTGATGATTATGGTCGTAACTGGTATATTGTTACTAAGGTAGAACGTATCCGCGGTAATGAAGTTAAAGAACTTAGTTCAACAAGTGTTTCTAATGAAGATGATAGAAAATTAGAAATTACTGATAATGATATGAAAGCTGGAGATAAATATAGAGTTACTAAAATTTTATTCGAAAAAAATGCTACAAATATCGACGATAAATTAGTTGAACTTGTAACGACAGTTGAGGCTGATGTTAAGAAAGAAGAGCCAAAAGTTGAGGAAAAACCACAAGTAACTCCGGAACAGCCTAAACCAGAGGAAAAACCTCAAACAACGCCTTCTGAACAACCTAAACCAGAAGAAAAACCTCAAACAACGCCTTCTGAACAACCTAAACCAGAAGAAAAACCTCGAACAACACCTTCTGAACAACCTAAACCAGAGGAAAAACCGCAAATAACTCCTGAGCAACCTAAAGCAGAGAAACCTCAAGAGTCTCCTTCTGAACAACCAAGTACACCTTCAGTAGATGATAAGAAAAATAGTGATACTTCACAAAATCCTGTATCACAAAGATTTAACAATATACTTCCTAAAACTGGTCTAACTGAGAATAGTGCAGGAGCTGCATTATTAGGATTACTAGGAGTAGTACTAGCTGCAATAGGATTTAGAAGAAAAAGATAA
- a CDS encoding VanZ family protein has translation MYLFILSWVIVAKMDWNLLKSSNLSWINHPRVLLHPGITWRTVNLIPYSHFDIVEVLLNILFFIPFSFYIKMLYPKSSGFRAIILAFILSLTYESIQYVLTIGFPDVTDLIDNTLGAILGVIIINIISVIFREKLRIYMNVILILFSGYIIYDILYLII, from the coding sequence GTGTATTTATTCATACTTTCTTGGGTAATCGTGGCCAAAATGGATTGGAATTTATTAAAAAGTAGTAATCTTTCTTGGATAAATCATCCACGAGTTCTACTTCATCCAGGAATAACATGGAGAACAGTTAACTTAATACCATATAGTCATTTTGATATTGTGGAAGTCCTGTTGAATATTCTTTTCTTCATACCATTTAGTTTCTATATAAAGATGTTATACCCCAAATCTTCAGGTTTTAGAGCGATAATATTAGCTTTTATATTGAGTTTGACTTACGAATCAATACAGTATGTACTGACTATTGGTTTTCCTGATGTAACAGATTTAATTGATAATACTCTTGGAGCGATTCTTGGAGTGATTATTATCAATATTATTTCAGTTATCTTTAGAGAAAAATTAAGAATATACATGAATGTTATATTAATACTTTTTTCTGGATATATTATTTATGACATTCTTTATCTTATAATTTAA
- a CDS encoding iron-sulfur cluster biosynthesis family protein — MKFTFTDSAIEYILKQINKFDEITYDIIIDYADGNSPYNENISGCHCQVYDKYRVLIVSKNDVNIKWSKYDKQVESNLGSVYFPSYYDMMFDKNNVFDYKDFTLNLKSEAGIIADQVQLIIKL, encoded by the coding sequence ATGAAATTTACATTTACAGATTCAGCAATTGAATATATTTTAAAACAAATTAACAAATTTGATGAAATTACATATGATATTATAATTGACTACGCTGATGGAAATAGTCCTTATAATGAAAATATAAGTGGTTGTCACTGTCAAGTATACGATAAGTATAGAGTATTAATAGTGAGTAAAAATGATGTAAATATTAAGTGGAGTAAATATGATAAACAGGTTGAATCAAATCTTGGATCTGTATACTTCCCTTCTTACTATGACATGATGTTTGATAAAAATAATGTTTTTGACTATAAGGATTTTACTCTTAATTTAAAAAGTGAAGCGGGAATAATTGCTGATCAAGTTCAACTAATTATTAAATTATAG
- a CDS encoding adenine phosphoribosyltransferase encodes MNLEKYISIVPNWPKEGISFKDITTLMADGEAYKYATDQIVNYAKEKQVDVVVGPEARGFIIGCPVSYSLGIGFVPVRKPNKLPREVISYEYDLEYGSNTLTMHKDAIKPGQRVLITDDLLATGGTIEATIKLVEELGGIVVGIAFLIELDGLNGMDKLQGYDVLTLLKM; translated from the coding sequence ATGAATTTAGAAAAATACATTTCAATCGTACCAAATTGGCCAAAAGAAGGAATTAGCTTTAAAGATATCACTACTTTAATGGCGGATGGAGAAGCGTATAAGTACGCTACAGATCAAATTGTAAACTATGCAAAAGAAAAACAAGTTGATGTAGTAGTAGGACCAGAAGCTCGTGGTTTCATTATTGGATGTCCTGTATCTTACTCACTAGGTATAGGGTTCGTTCCTGTAAGAAAACCTAATAAATTACCACGTGAAGTTATTTCATACGAATATGATTTAGAATATGGAAGTAACACTTTAACAATGCACAAAGATGCAATTAAACCAGGTCAACGTGTTCTAATCACTGATGATTTATTAGCTACAGGTGGAACAATTGAAGCAACTATTAAATTAGTAGAAGAATTAGGAGGAATCGTAGTAGGTATCGCGTTCTTAATCGAATTAGATGGTCTAAACGGTATGGACAAACTACAAGGTTATGACGTTCTTACATTACTTAAAATGTAA